One window of Mesorhizobium sp. WSM4904 genomic DNA carries:
- a CDS encoding sugar ABC transporter ATP-binding protein encodes MTDIVEFRNATKEFRSVAAFRNVNFTLRKGEVHALLGENGAGKSTLTKVLAGLYPLTSGEMLVEGEARSFTSPGDALSHGVAMVFQETNLIPSMTVAQNLFLGEENFFNRLRGVNIRAQQQLQRLSFHVEPTALVSSLGAAKKQMVEIARAVQHNARIFIFDEPTATLTPEEKQHFFALVERLKADGGSIIFISHALEEALAVADRISILRDGELVVTDETGNFTRDRIVQAMVGRQLKDELYGKKRIGRPAGRKVLALENVSMGKAVRSATMSIFAGQITGMFGLVGAGRTEMMKIASGVLKRDFFHGGRIKLNGETVHFNVPRSAINNRIAYITEDRKLDGLFDTMGIAQNIFYGKLAKRANPASVVTMSQARREAAEWIDRLSIRTIRQNAKVVELSGGNQQKVVIAKSLIQAPELIIFDEPTRGVDVGAIAEIHEMIQKLADAGAAVVVISSYLPEILAISDRILVARQGRIVEEMAIEDATEEKIMYAAVH; translated from the coding sequence ATGACCGACATCGTCGAATTCAGGAATGCCACCAAGGAATTCCGCAGCGTTGCCGCCTTCAGGAACGTCAATTTCACGCTGCGCAAGGGCGAAGTCCATGCGCTGCTGGGCGAGAACGGCGCCGGCAAATCGACGCTCACCAAGGTCCTCGCCGGTCTCTATCCGCTGACATCCGGTGAGATGCTGGTGGAAGGCGAGGCACGCAGCTTCACATCGCCGGGCGATGCACTGTCGCATGGCGTCGCCATGGTCTTCCAGGAGACGAACCTCATCCCCTCCATGACTGTGGCGCAGAACCTCTTCCTCGGCGAGGAGAATTTCTTCAACCGGCTGCGCGGCGTCAACATCCGGGCACAGCAGCAATTGCAGCGGTTGAGCTTTCACGTCGAGCCGACGGCGCTGGTCTCCTCCCTTGGCGCCGCCAAGAAGCAGATGGTCGAAATTGCGCGGGCGGTGCAGCACAATGCCCGCATCTTCATCTTCGACGAGCCGACGGCCACATTGACGCCTGAGGAGAAGCAGCATTTCTTCGCCCTGGTCGAGCGGCTGAAGGCCGATGGCGGCTCGATCATCTTCATCAGCCACGCGCTCGAAGAAGCCCTCGCGGTCGCCGACCGCATCTCGATCCTGCGCGACGGCGAGCTGGTCGTCACCGACGAGACCGGGAATTTCACCCGCGACCGCATCGTGCAGGCCATGGTCGGCCGCCAGTTGAAGGACGAGCTCTACGGCAAGAAGCGCATCGGCCGGCCGGCGGGCAGGAAGGTGCTGGCGCTCGAAAACGTCTCCATGGGCAAGGCGGTGCGCAGCGCCACAATGTCGATCTTCGCAGGTCAGATCACCGGCATGTTCGGGCTGGTCGGCGCCGGCCGCACGGAGATGATGAAGATCGCCTCCGGCGTGCTGAAGCGGGATTTCTTCCATGGCGGCCGCATCAAGCTGAACGGAGAGACGGTGCACTTCAACGTGCCGCGCAGCGCCATCAACAACCGCATCGCCTATATCACCGAGGACCGCAAGCTCGACGGCCTGTTCGACACGATGGGCATTGCCCAGAACATTTTCTATGGCAAGCTGGCGAAACGGGCCAATCCCGCATCGGTCGTGACCATGTCGCAGGCACGGCGCGAGGCCGCGGAATGGATCGACAGGCTCAGCATCCGCACCATCCGGCAGAACGCCAAAGTCGTCGAACTGTCGGGCGGCAACCAGCAGAAGGTGGTGATCGCCAAGAGCCTGATCCAGGCTCCGGAACTGATCATCTTCGACGAGCCGACACGCGGCGTCGACGTGGGCGCCATCGCCGAAATCCACGAGATGATCCAGAAGCTCGCCGATGCAGGCGCAGCCGTCGTCGTCATCTCCTCCTATCTTCCGGAAATCCTCGCCATCTCGGATCGCATCCTGGTGGCGCGGCAGGGCCGCATCGTCGAGGAGATGGCGATCGAGGACGCGACCGAGGAGAAAATCATGTATGCGGCGGTGCACTGA
- a CDS encoding ABC transporter permease → MTPSAATKTRHRIGLTQELIVFVVAVLLFVYFSVALNGFLSPENILNLIRNVAMLGMLSLGMAVVVIGRGVDLSLVAVMAVSLTLSIVLANQGYAFSTALALGLAFAVAVAVVMGFLIAYVEIPAIFATLAVSAIVYGLGRGVIASLDVNNIPDNLHWFLFLGRGAVLGIPMPIWLFAICSAALYLFLRKTGLGRFIYGIGDNISTARITGIPVRPIIILQYVISSTMAFLAGCATAASVASMNMRMVNSTLIYDVLLVVILGGIGLTGGRGGVRNILVGTVLIGLLLNGMTILNISYTVQNLLKSTVLLFALVIDALLNPRDEQTSQQGDI, encoded by the coding sequence ATGACGCCGAGCGCGGCGACGAAGACAAGGCACCGGATCGGCCTCACCCAGGAACTGATCGTGTTCGTCGTCGCGGTGCTCCTCTTTGTCTATTTCTCGGTCGCCCTCAATGGATTCCTCAGCCCGGAGAACATCCTCAACCTGATCCGGAACGTCGCCATGCTGGGCATGCTCAGCCTCGGTATGGCGGTGGTGGTCATCGGCCGCGGCGTCGACCTTTCCCTGGTCGCGGTGATGGCGGTCTCGCTCACTTTGTCGATCGTACTTGCCAACCAGGGCTATGCGTTCTCTACCGCCCTGGCCCTCGGGCTGGCCTTCGCGGTCGCCGTCGCGGTGGTGATGGGTTTCCTGATCGCCTATGTCGAAATCCCGGCCATCTTTGCGACGCTCGCGGTATCGGCGATCGTCTATGGCCTCGGGCGAGGGGTGATAGCGTCGCTCGACGTAAACAACATTCCCGACAATCTGCACTGGTTCCTGTTTCTCGGACGCGGCGCCGTGCTTGGCATCCCGATGCCGATCTGGCTGTTCGCGATCTGCTCGGCAGCACTCTATCTCTTCCTCAGGAAGACCGGTCTCGGGCGCTTCATCTACGGCATCGGAGACAACATCTCCACGGCGCGGATCACCGGCATACCGGTCCGGCCGATCATCATCCTGCAATATGTAATCTCGAGCACCATGGCCTTCCTGGCCGGCTGCGCGACGGCGGCTTCCGTGGCCAGCATGAACATGCGCATGGTCAACTCCACCCTGATATACGACGTGCTTCTGGTCGTCATATTGGGCGGCATCGGCCTCACCGGCGGACGCGGCGGCGTCCGCAACATCCTGGTCGGCACGGTGCTGATCGGCCTGCTGCTGAACGGCATGACCATCCTCAACATCTCCTACACGGTCCAGAACCTGCTCAAGAGCACGGTGCTGCTCTTCGCGCTGGTGATCGACGCCCTTCTCAACCCCCGAGATGAACAGACATCGCAGCAAGGGGACATCTGA
- a CDS encoding sugar ABC transporter substrate-binding protein — translation MMILKYAAAALTAAIIFTSCATAQEGMADALRQPTLDSLAGKKVVFVPMSMSFDLPEGWAAIMEKEAKRLGYTIDIRDANWSTDTGTRALTQAITEKPDIIVVQNFDVASYARTLKKAEDSGIKVVQVNMKSSYQTDAFVGADWYGIGQYAANRMIEKCGKATGKSGKIAIIQGPATAAASVYQLNAITETLKGHDDIKIVSSQTGDWDQSKAHGIAQTVIQQNPDLCGIIGFWDVMDAGTGAAIQESGKDIYLITSGGGNKTACQGVQNGTFNEVISYDVEGQGRDLNNTIKVLLQSKEPAGSLKFALYTPNKFITKDTMSANSCWDLDQLKK, via the coding sequence ATGATGATCCTGAAATACGCGGCGGCCGCGCTCACGGCGGCCATCATTTTCACGAGCTGCGCGACGGCGCAGGAGGGCATGGCCGATGCGCTCAGGCAGCCGACGCTCGATTCGCTTGCCGGCAAGAAAGTGGTCTTCGTGCCGATGTCGATGAGCTTCGACCTGCCGGAAGGCTGGGCCGCGATTATGGAAAAGGAAGCCAAGCGGCTCGGCTACACGATCGACATCCGCGACGCCAACTGGAGCACCGACACCGGCACGCGCGCGCTGACCCAGGCGATCACCGAGAAGCCGGACATCATCGTCGTGCAGAATTTCGATGTGGCGTCCTACGCCCGCACCCTGAAGAAGGCCGAGGATTCGGGCATCAAGGTCGTCCAGGTCAACATGAAGTCGAGCTATCAGACCGATGCCTTCGTCGGTGCCGACTGGTACGGGATTGGCCAGTACGCCGCCAACCGCATGATCGAGAAATGCGGCAAGGCCACCGGCAAGAGCGGCAAGATCGCCATCATCCAAGGTCCGGCAACGGCGGCGGCCAGCGTCTATCAGCTCAACGCCATCACCGAAACGCTCAAGGGCCATGACGATATCAAGATAGTCTCCAGCCAGACGGGTGACTGGGATCAGTCCAAGGCGCATGGCATCGCCCAGACGGTGATCCAGCAGAACCCGGATCTTTGCGGCATCATTGGCTTCTGGGACGTCATGGATGCGGGGACCGGCGCGGCCATTCAGGAGTCGGGCAAGGACATCTACCTGATCACCTCGGGCGGCGGAAACAAGACCGCGTGCCAGGGCGTGCAGAACGGCACGTTCAACGAGGTCATCTCCTATGACGTCGAGGGGCAGGGCCGAGACCTGAACAACACCATCAAGGTCTTGCTGCAGTCGAAGGAGCCGGCAGGCTCGCTCAAATTCGCGCTCTATACCCCCAACAAGTTCATCACCAAGGACACCATGTCAGCGAACAGCTGCTGGGACCTCGATCAGTTGAAGAAGTAG
- a CDS encoding sugar ABC transporter ATP-binding protein: protein MTPIVDLKAATKDFRGNPAFLDVDFQLLPGEIHALLGENGAGKSTLTKVLAGVYPLSSGKLFIDGREERLSTPAEGLAKGIAMVYQENSLVPSMTVAQNIYLGKEKPLNRLRGVYISAQQFLQSLNFHVDPSAIVGSLGAAQKQMVEIARAVHHKAKVIIFDEPTATLTPEEKSYFFKLIRKLKEEGVSIIFISHALEEALLVADRITILRDGRLVASDKASAFDRQKIIQAMVGRTLTDEIYSGASRSRAPRRRGPKVLSVENLSMGNMVRNTSFSLYAGQVTGIFGLVGSGRTETLKVVSGVLKRDFFHGGEVKIGGQPKRYLVPAPAVRDGIVYVTEERKAEGFFETMSIAENIYMGHLGGQAYGGLNIISMKQARSLAEDWRKRLNIRAIDPNAKVIELSGGNQQKVVIAKALVQKPKLVIFDEPTRGVDVGAIAEIHAFINQLADQGIAIAVISSYLPEILTLSDRILIARQGKIVEEMDRRNATEEAIMYAAVH from the coding sequence ATGACACCCATTGTCGATCTCAAGGCGGCAACCAAGGATTTCCGCGGCAATCCGGCGTTCCTGGATGTCGATTTCCAACTGCTGCCTGGCGAGATCCACGCTTTGCTCGGCGAAAACGGCGCCGGCAAATCCACGCTCACCAAGGTCCTAGCAGGGGTCTATCCGCTGAGCAGCGGCAAGCTGTTCATCGATGGCCGGGAAGAGCGCCTCAGCACCCCCGCCGAGGGCCTCGCGAAGGGCATCGCCATGGTCTACCAGGAGAACAGCCTGGTGCCATCGATGACGGTCGCCCAGAACATCTATCTCGGCAAGGAGAAGCCGCTCAATCGCCTGCGCGGCGTCTATATCTCGGCCCAGCAATTCCTGCAGTCGCTCAATTTCCATGTCGATCCCTCGGCGATCGTCGGCTCGCTCGGCGCAGCCCAGAAACAGATGGTGGAGATCGCGCGGGCGGTTCACCACAAGGCCAAGGTAATCATCTTCGACGAGCCGACGGCGACGCTGACGCCCGAGGAGAAGAGCTATTTCTTCAAGCTGATCAGGAAACTGAAGGAAGAAGGGGTCTCGATCATCTTCATCTCGCATGCGCTGGAGGAAGCGCTGCTGGTGGCGGATCGCATCACCATCCTGCGCGACGGCAGACTGGTTGCATCCGACAAGGCGTCCGCCTTCGATCGCCAGAAGATCATCCAGGCGATGGTCGGCCGCACGCTCACCGACGAGATCTACAGCGGCGCTTCGCGGAGCCGCGCGCCGCGTCGGCGCGGGCCAAAAGTGCTTTCGGTCGAGAACCTGTCGATGGGCAACATGGTCCGCAACACGTCCTTCTCGCTTTATGCCGGCCAGGTGACGGGCATCTTCGGCCTTGTCGGATCCGGCCGCACCGAGACGCTGAAAGTCGTCAGCGGCGTGCTCAAGCGCGACTTCTTCCACGGCGGCGAAGTCAAGATCGGCGGCCAGCCCAAGCGCTATCTGGTGCCGGCGCCCGCCGTCCGCGACGGCATCGTCTACGTCACCGAGGAGCGCAAGGCCGAGGGCTTTTTCGAGACGATGAGCATCGCCGAGAACATCTATATGGGCCATCTCGGCGGCCAGGCCTATGGCGGCCTGAACATCATATCGATGAAGCAGGCGCGCTCGCTCGCCGAAGACTGGCGCAAGCGTCTGAACATCCGTGCCATCGACCCCAATGCGAAGGTCATCGAGCTGTCAGGCGGCAACCAGCAGAAGGTCGTCATCGCCAAGGCCCTGGTGCAGAAGCCGAAGCTGGTGATCTTCGACGAGCCGACGCGCGGCGTCGATGTCGGCGCCATCGCCGAGATCCACGCCTTCATCAACCAGCTCGCCGACCAGGGAATCGCAATCGCGGTGATCTCTTCCTACCTGCCGGAGATCCTCACGCTGTCGGACCGGATTCTCATTGCGCGCCAGGGCAAGATCGTCGAGGAAATGGATCGCCGCAACGCAACGGAAGAGGCAATCATGTATGCCGCGGTCCATTAG
- a CDS encoding strictosidine synthase, with protein sequence MSLLRFVGGIVDRFMGGRGEHSITVPVMDGALKPNNLLEQVSSIATLKDADNLLIAGNLVLASSGRSLVEIASDGSVATRATYEADITFLAASAGGAIAVGLDGQGIAIVGGSHDGQRLPAALGNQRLNCPTAGVFADEDTLVVCNGSGAHPVGEWARDLLELGRGGSVLKINIGARDASVIQDGLGYPSGVCIAGRDRVAVSEAWRHRLLTVGIGGEGRATPLADLPAYPGRICPSIRGGYWLTLFAVRSQLQEFVLREKRYKREMMETVAPEYWIAPTLSSGHSFKEPLQAGGVIRLGIHKPWAPTRSYGLVVRLDDEFQPIWSAHSRADGKRHGITSCAEQAGQLLLTSKGRGEIIAIDHLDPSEPDIVSTLDAVA encoded by the coding sequence ATGAGCCTCTTGCGTTTCGTCGGTGGCATCGTCGACCGGTTCATGGGCGGCCGCGGCGAGCATTCGATCACCGTGCCGGTCATGGACGGCGCGCTGAAGCCGAACAATCTTCTTGAACAGGTCTCCAGCATCGCGACGCTGAAGGACGCCGATAATCTGTTGATCGCCGGCAACCTCGTCCTGGCCTCGTCGGGAAGAAGCCTGGTCGAGATCGCGAGCGACGGTTCGGTCGCGACGCGCGCGACCTATGAGGCGGACATCACGTTCCTGGCGGCCTCCGCCGGCGGCGCGATCGCAGTCGGCCTGGATGGGCAGGGCATCGCGATCGTGGGCGGATCGCATGATGGTCAGCGGCTGCCGGCCGCCCTCGGCAATCAACGCCTCAATTGCCCGACCGCCGGCGTGTTTGCCGATGAAGACACGCTCGTGGTCTGCAACGGTTCGGGCGCACATCCCGTTGGCGAATGGGCGCGGGACCTGCTGGAGCTCGGCCGCGGCGGCAGCGTGCTGAAGATCAATATCGGTGCCCGCGACGCTTCGGTGATCCAGGATGGTCTCGGCTATCCTTCCGGCGTGTGCATCGCCGGCCGCGATCGTGTGGCCGTCAGCGAGGCATGGCGGCACCGTCTACTGACGGTCGGGATCGGCGGCGAAGGCCGCGCAACGCCGCTGGCGGACCTTCCGGCCTATCCGGGCCGCATCTGTCCGTCTATCCGGGGAGGGTATTGGCTGACCCTGTTTGCTGTGCGCTCCCAGCTGCAGGAGTTCGTGCTGCGTGAAAAACGCTACAAGCGCGAGATGATGGAGACGGTCGCTCCCGAATACTGGATCGCGCCCACGCTATCGAGCGGCCATAGCTTTAAGGAGCCGCTGCAGGCGGGCGGGGTCATCCGGCTCGGCATTCACAAGCCATGGGCGCCCACGCGCTCCTACGGGCTCGTGGTTAGGCTTGACGATGAGTTCCAGCCGATCTGGAGCGCGCACAGCCGGGCCGACGGCAAGCGCCACGGCATAACTTCCTGCGCGGAGCAGGCCGGGCAGTTGCTTTTGACCTCGAAAGGCCGCGGCGAGATCATCGCCATCGACCACCTCGATCCTAGCGAGCCCGACATCGTTTCCACCTTGGATGCCGTAGCATGA
- a CDS encoding TetR/AcrR family transcriptional regulator, giving the protein MRDISETPGYSQGAFYWNFADKDSLLVELVDGQLVQLAESFDALIRETEPCSLDETLLALVRWLNEQHADQRLSHLMLEFQMYANRSQNFGASFRKRHAGHLSTFADGFAVLFARYGKVPPLSPMHMAIGFIALWNGFSALSPQDYGVAPGDVYLPFLRALFADAAEEA; this is encoded by the coding sequence GTGCGCGACATATCCGAGACCCCCGGCTATTCGCAGGGCGCGTTCTATTGGAATTTCGCGGACAAGGATTCGCTGCTCGTCGAGCTGGTGGACGGCCAGCTGGTGCAGCTGGCGGAAAGTTTCGACGCGCTTATCCGAGAGACGGAACCGTGCAGTCTCGATGAGACGCTGTTGGCATTGGTGCGTTGGCTGAACGAGCAGCACGCCGATCAGAGACTGTCACATCTGATGCTCGAGTTTCAGATGTATGCAAATCGGAGTCAGAACTTCGGTGCCAGCTTCCGCAAACGGCATGCCGGTCATCTCTCCACGTTCGCAGACGGCTTTGCGGTGCTTTTTGCGCGCTATGGAAAAGTTCCGCCGTTATCGCCCATGCATATGGCGATCGGGTTTATTGCGCTTTGGAACGGGTTCAGCGCCTTGTCGCCACAGGATTACGGGGTGGCGCCGGGCGACGTGTATCTGCCGTTCCTTCGGGCGCTCTTTGCGGATGCCGCAGAGGAGGCTTGA
- a CDS encoding hydroxymethylglutaryl-CoA lyase: MTDDLVSIVEVGPRDGLQNEKRLISTEDKVKLIEMLSDAGFKRIEATAFVSPKWVPQMADHEAVMATVKQKPGTAYSVLVPNAKGANAAIEHGADEIALFSSASETFSRKNTNCSIAEGFARFEEILALARDHDVPVRGYISCAVNCPYEGHIDPNNVAHIARKLFAMGCHEIAVADTIGTASPGDVDTMLGTLLEELPSGVIACHFHDTYGKALDNVDVGLRRGIRVFDSAAGGLGGCPYAPGAAGNLASGVLVRHLKARGFSVDVDVDRVALAEDFAMKLTA; this comes from the coding sequence ATGACGGACGATCTGGTTTCCATTGTCGAGGTGGGCCCCCGCGACGGACTGCAAAACGAAAAACGCCTGATCTCGACGGAAGATAAGGTGAAGCTGATCGAGATGCTCTCGGATGCCGGCTTCAAACGGATCGAAGCAACGGCTTTCGTATCGCCGAAGTGGGTCCCGCAAATGGCCGATCATGAAGCGGTCATGGCGACCGTGAAACAAAAGCCTGGCACTGCCTATTCCGTGCTGGTTCCCAACGCCAAGGGCGCCAATGCAGCGATCGAGCACGGCGCCGATGAGATTGCGCTGTTCAGCAGTGCTTCCGAAACCTTCTCCAGGAAAAATACCAACTGCAGCATTGCGGAAGGGTTTGCGCGCTTTGAAGAGATCCTTGCGCTTGCAAGGGATCACGACGTCCCCGTGCGAGGCTACATCTCCTGCGCTGTCAATTGCCCGTACGAGGGACATATCGATCCAAACAACGTTGCGCATATCGCTCGAAAACTGTTTGCCATGGGATGCCATGAAATAGCCGTGGCTGACACGATTGGCACGGCCAGCCCCGGCGACGTCGACACCATGCTTGGAACGCTGCTCGAAGAGCTTCCGTCCGGCGTGATCGCCTGCCATTTCCATGACACGTATGGAAAGGCACTCGACAATGTTGACGTCGGACTGAGGCGCGGCATCCGGGTGTTCGACAGCGCCGCCGGAGGGCTCGGCGGATGTCCTTATGCGCCCGGGGCCGCGGGTAACCTGGCAAGCGGGGTGCTTGTCCGGCATCTGAAAGCGCGTGGTTTCAGCGTCGATGTTGACGTTGACAGAGTGGCACTCGCCGAAGACTTCGCGATGAAATTGACGGCATAG
- a CDS encoding SMP-30/gluconolactonase/LRE family protein has protein sequence MEAIERLYFRYFPEKVLGEVLSKRWSDNAVPVFATILTVGFFLLENPHFFTLDSVTETSRQLSEFALVVVATGIVLLAGGLDLSVGSVFALANITALICISLLGWPVWATVLATLAVGAVCGAVNGFLIGYLRIRAFLTTLVTLIIIRSVVDIILLHYAVDVSAVFPDSDLWAFIGEGSVFGIPFSFLVALVVIVLWHVVLTRARTGWHITAVGGSRRSAYNAGLKVKFVIFSTYVWSSVLVSLAGVFFAARLGSAGSDTGVGLEIAALTAAVLGGNSLGGGRGSVVKSVLGAVVVLILTDSMVRIGITGGISSMILGIVLLCVVAIDVRWLKNRHKLLNKVYFSPSYFRLPELPDTDAGSASPYALNDRLKDVTLIGKGEIEGPEDVIFDGQDNLYCPNRHGDIVRFLAPDYAQWEIFVHIGGHPLGMAFDADDNLNVCIGGMGLYQVSPDRKVTKLTDETKRTFLSVIDDSRLKLADDLDIAPDGRIFFSEATIRYDMHDWPTDALESRGNGRLICYDPRDRSTATILRDLQFPNGVCMAGDGESFFFAETWGCRINRYWFAGPNKGKREVTIANLPGYPDNINRASDGNFWLALVGMRSPALDLAMRMPSLRKRMAKRVARDEWLFPNINTGCVLKFRPDGEIVESYWDLGGKNHPMVTSMREHKGHLYLGGLYNDRIGRLKLPDADPEWTSQAAYWGARA, from the coding sequence ATGGAAGCGATCGAGCGCCTCTATTTTCGTTATTTTCCTGAAAAGGTGCTTGGCGAAGTGCTGTCGAAGCGCTGGAGCGACAATGCCGTTCCGGTTTTTGCCACGATCCTCACGGTCGGTTTCTTCCTTCTGGAAAATCCGCATTTCTTCACGCTCGACAGCGTGACCGAGACGTCGCGCCAGCTCTCGGAGTTCGCGCTGGTGGTCGTGGCGACGGGCATCGTGCTGCTCGCGGGCGGGCTCGACCTTTCGGTCGGCAGCGTCTTTGCGCTTGCCAACATCACGGCCCTGATCTGCATCTCGCTGCTCGGCTGGCCGGTTTGGGCGACAGTGCTTGCCACGCTGGCGGTCGGAGCCGTCTGCGGCGCGGTCAACGGCTTCCTGATCGGCTATCTGCGCATCCGGGCGTTCCTGACGACGCTTGTGACGCTGATCATCATCCGATCAGTCGTCGACATCATCCTGCTCCACTATGCGGTGGACGTCTCGGCGGTGTTCCCGGATTCCGACCTCTGGGCCTTCATCGGGGAGGGCAGCGTCTTCGGGATCCCGTTCTCCTTTCTCGTAGCCCTGGTCGTCATCGTGCTGTGGCATGTGGTGCTCACCCGCGCCAGGACGGGCTGGCACATCACCGCTGTCGGCGGCAGCCGCCGCTCGGCCTACAATGCCGGCCTGAAGGTCAAGTTCGTCATCTTCTCGACCTATGTCTGGTCGAGCGTGCTGGTGTCGCTGGCCGGTGTGTTTTTCGCCGCGCGTCTCGGCAGCGCCGGATCGGACACCGGCGTCGGCCTCGAGATCGCCGCGCTGACAGCGGCCGTCCTCGGGGGCAACAGTTTGGGCGGCGGCCGCGGCTCGGTCGTGAAGTCCGTGCTGGGCGCGGTGGTCGTGCTCATCCTCACCGACAGCATGGTCCGCATCGGCATCACCGGCGGCATCAGTTCGATGATCCTCGGCATCGTGCTGCTCTGCGTCGTGGCCATCGACGTTCGCTGGCTGAAGAACAGGCACAAGCTGCTCAACAAGGTCTATTTCTCGCCGAGTTATTTCCGCCTGCCCGAGCTTCCCGACACCGACGCCGGATCGGCGAGCCCCTACGCGCTCAACGACCGGCTGAAGGACGTCACGCTGATCGGCAAGGGAGAGATCGAGGGGCCGGAGGACGTCATCTTCGACGGCCAGGACAATCTCTACTGCCCCAATCGCCATGGCGACATCGTGCGCTTCCTGGCGCCCGATTATGCGCAGTGGGAGATTTTCGTGCATATCGGCGGCCACCCGCTGGGGATGGCGTTCGACGCCGACGACAACCTCAATGTCTGCATCGGCGGCATGGGCCTCTACCAGGTCTCGCCCGACCGCAAGGTGACCAAGCTCACCGACGAGACCAAGCGCACCTTCCTGTCGGTCATCGACGATTCCCGCCTCAAGCTCGCCGACGACCTCGACATCGCGCCGGACGGCCGCATCTTCTTCTCGGAAGCGACCATCCGCTACGACATGCATGACTGGCCTACCGATGCGCTGGAGAGCCGCGGCAACGGACGCCTAATCTGCTACGACCCGCGGGACCGGTCGACGGCGACGATCCTGCGCGACCTGCAGTTCCCGAACGGGGTCTGCATGGCCGGCGACGGAGAATCCTTCTTCTTCGCCGAGACCTGGGGATGCCGCATAAACCGGTACTGGTTCGCGGGGCCGAATAAGGGCAAGCGCGAGGTCACGATCGCGAACCTTCCCGGATATCCGGACAATATCAATCGCGCCTCGGACGGCAATTTCTGGCTGGCCCTGGTCGGCATGAGGTCGCCCGCTCTGGATCTCGCGATGCGGATGCCGTCGCTGCGCAAACGCATGGCCAAGCGGGTCGCCAGGGACGAGTGGCTGTTCCCCAACATCAACACCGGCTGCGTCCTGAAGTTCAGGCCCGATGGCGAGATCGTCGAATCCTACTGGGACCTTGGCGGCAAGAACCATCCCATGGTGACGTCGATGCGCGAGCACAAGGGCCATCTCTATCTCGGCGGCCTCTACAACGACAGGATCGGCCGGCTGAAATTGCCCGATGCCGATCCCGAATGGACGTCGCAGGCCGCCTATTGGGGAGCGCGCGCATGA